The DNA window aattgtactggtcttaaatttaattcatcCAAATTGACTTATATATAGAAATTGTTGGACAAGATATGATAATAGAGTCTAGATGAGATTTGAAAACAAATCTGAATGATCAAACTAATAGATACCATATTCAAATCTCCAAAGATCAAATTCAcaaaaattctaataaatttaagattGTTAACCATGAAAATGGTTATAATCATCATCACATTCAACAAAATACTGCAATCTTATCAATTTAACCATATCATGatcatatattattatgtaCCAGCATCAACAACGAGCAAAATGTAACATCTTGTTCAAATTCACACATCATACTACAGAATCAGAAATGGAAACAAACAGTATACAACAACATAATTTGCTTGATAAATTTCGAAATTTCGTCTCAAGTTTCAGATGAAATCCTAAGAGATTTAATCTTGAATCGATACCTCGGTGACCTAGAAATGGCCTGGCTAGGTCCTAAACCAAACTGACCGATTCCGCCGGTTAGAGGAGGACCGTCGTCGTAGATGTATCCGACTAGAAGACCGCAGTTATTACAGTTGATCTTCGTCCTCTTCCTCTGGATTCCCCAATAATTGACGGTTTCGAAGAACGGTATTAGTTTTTCTTCCTTCTTGAATAGAAACTTCGATGAATCAATCGCTGCAAATGATAGCGTTCCTTTGTTTCCAGCCTCGAAGTAGAAATCCGCCGGGAAGAGACTTCCGGTTTGGAGATTCAGATTTGCTCTACATTCTTTACAACTGTAGATTGACGCCATTTCGATGAAGAACAAATGCAGGGATcgatgaaaatgaagaagaagacggCAAAACGCGTTTCAAAGTCTTTGAGAGTTTTGGATTGGACTGAGTTTGTTACGGCCCGTTAAGCTAAGTCCATCATTCATTAGGGCTGTCAAATTTGGACACAAAATAACCCTGAACCAACATGAAAATTCATGTATTTTTTGTTCGGTCAAATTAGGTCTTAACCCgattaataaacatattaaaatttagtCCCACGTAAATCCGATAATCCGATAATCcgtttacaaattttatttgttgaatttttgtattatttttttctattcactcactcttttattttttatttttttataagtgaatttgtgatttaatttatttttgttttgtgttgatatgattttaatttgaaatagagtaatatgaattaattacatcGGGTTTGGTTCTAGTTGAGTTACCTAAATTAGGCCAAACGAATTATGTTCGAGtcaataagaaataaaaatgtctGATTCGGTTAAAGATTTTGGCTCGAATTACTAAACATGTCAGGTTTATGTTAGTATCGGTTCAACTCGTTAACCTGAGAACCCagagaaatttgatgaaataaccatAACAAATGTCTTAATTGGGAAAATGATCAGCGCCTAATAAAAATTGCGCAAACGaccacttcatatttttttgacgaaaatatcCCCGTTGCGAGAGAATCGTGCTGAATAATTATACTCAATTTAGTCTTCAATTTCCGTCGCAAACAATTATACTCAATTCAGTTTTGAATTTCCATCACTAGACGATCGTGCTGAATAATTATACTCAATTCAGTCTTGAATTTCCGTTGCGAGACGATTGTGTTGAACAATTATACTCAATTTAGTCTTTAATTTTCGTCACGAGACGATCGTGTTGAACAATTATACTCAATTTAGTCTTTAATTTTCGTCACGAGACGATCGTGTTGAACAATTATACTCAATTTAGTCTTTAATTTTCGTCACGAGACGATCGTGCTGAACAAGTATAATCAATTCAGTTTTGAATTTTCGTCGCGAGACGATTCTACtgaacaattatttttaaacgcTCGTGACGGTATTTTCGTATGATAACgataaatatagataaatagaAGATGGTCATTTACGCAATTTTGATCAGATGTTAATCATTTCCCAAATCAACTATTaaattcatttcatcaaatttcccattaCCCGAACACCCGACAAGGACCCAAATAGCAATCTCGAATTTTCATCACATTCGTGTTCATAGTCTGTTCAGAGTTTTGAGATGATTCCGAACTCCATAGCCATGGCAGCACCAGTTCTCTTCCTACATCCATGTTCAACTTCTATCTCTCTCGGTTGTCATCATTCTCTTTCTCATACAAGGACAAGGCCTTTTTCATTTCACATCAGAGCCTCCTCCGCGCTCACCTCTTCCACTTTCTCACCTGGACTGCGACTATCTCCTCAAAGCCACCAACAACAATTCATTGACGAAGATGATGAAATAGTAATCGGAGACTGTGTTGTCTTCGGAGAAGGCGTGTTTGAAGATCCTTATCTTGAGGAGACACTCAATTCACATTCTGAAGATACTAAAACAGGTAATGTAAAAAACACTGAAGTTAAGCCTGAGAACTTGATACCTGAAAAGTGGAAAGAGATTCAGGAAGAGATTAATCAAACTAAGAAGGACCGACGAAAGTTAGCTCAAGAATTAGAATTCGGTATTCGAGTTGAGAAGAACCGGAAAGCGTCGCAACCGTTAAGGAAGGCGACTGAGGAGGAATATCGAGAttataagaaagagaaattgtCTCAGTTGAAACCGATTGTTCTTGACACTCCTACCTTTCCGGAACAGAGTGAGGAAGAAGATGACGAAGTCGGAGGCGTAGAGAGAGACGTCCGTCCACCGGATGGCGGCAGAGTGGTACCGCGGAACCCTAGGTGGGCTGTCTATGGCGGCAGTTTGGATGATATTTCAGATTTCTTCAACAGTGAGGATTATGATCCAGATTCTAATGCTAAGAATTCTGAAGGTAACCGTATTGAAATTTGCATTTCTGTTGTAACTCAACTATGATGATGAAGGATGTTTGTTTTTTCGATTCTCGGTTATAATTAGGGTTTATCAGGTTACTGTTTCCATTCCATTGACGTAATATATGCAAATTGGAATCATTCAATTAAGTGTAGAGAAGAACTCATTCATTTTTATCTTATTCTTCAATGAATAGGCCGGCAGAAGTTGCTGACAAAAGATGAGAAGTTTATACTGAATAGACGCACTCCTAATCTGAAGGATGCTGCTTCTGTAAGTTTTGTGACATGCTAGGCTACAGGAAGTTTTCTTCCTTACATTCTTTATAATAATCATCGCACCGTTCTTCATGTTAATCATCTGTTTTGATTAACTTCAAATTTAAGCTTTATTGAAACGATGTTTCAGGAAAAATGGCTGCCTCTGCACACTCTTGTAGCATCAGGAGAATTTTATCTTGTTAATACTCTGTTGAAACATGGCGCTGACATCAATGTCCAGGATAAGGTTTTTGCTGATGactttcattcttcttcttgtttatagaatttttatgctttatttgaaaacactctTGCATCCAAATTTCTCATCTGGATGTCTGGATGGGAGATTCAAGTTCAAATTTATCAAGATTCAGAtacaaaaaaaagtgttttgaaTTGAACACAATGAAAATGTATGAAGGGAAGAATGATCTACTAATTGCTTCTCGCACTATTATGTTCCAGGATGGATTGACTGCACTTCATAAAGCAACAGTGGGCAAAAAGCAGGCTATCTTTAATTACCTTTTGAGAGAATCTGCCAACCCAAATATAAAGGATCGGGTGAGAAAAATTCTTCATTAATTCtgttttttctatttcttttgtGATTATAAAGCTTCATGGACTGtcatttaagttatttttttattgttgagaATAGGATGGGGCGACTTTGATGCATTATGCTGTCTGGACTGCTTCAACTCAGATGATAAAGATTCTTCTGTTGTATAATGTTGACATAAACCTTCCTGATAATGTAAAGTTTTGATCCCTTTGCAGTTTTGTGCCTTTCAACAAACTACAAATTCATTCTAATTTATTGACCTCACAGGATGGCTGGACACCGTTGCATCTGGCTGTTCAAAGTCGAAGGACAGATATTGTAAGACTTCTGTTAATAAAAGGAGCTGACAAGATGCTGAAAAACaaggtaaataaatatttcacttCATTGAGTTCTTTTTTCATTTGCAATGAATTCTTTTAACTTTGAGATTAATTCCAAATAACACATTTATCTAGTCATCAATctactcatcaatcacatcattcaaatcatcaatcaaaataacgtctttttactcaaataacctACCTAGATAATTTGGGAAtaaccacttggttattcaaataacccatgtCATTGAAGGCCTAATgctttcattttttaaactccATTTCATGATACACTTGTGTTGTAAGAATTTTCTTATGGAATTCTTTGGCCAGTTTTGTTTGTTTACAACTGGATTCTTAAacttttaattgatttaatggAGTTCTATCTTTGGGGAATCGTAAAATAGCATCTTGGAACAACCCTATATTGAGTTTCTAGATTTGGTTTGAGGAAGGGGAAATActtaaagcttgtttgatgtgggttatttgggattattttcaaataacccactttgCAATCAACAATCTATCTACTCATCATTATTCaaatcttcaattaaaatacttttttttttaaaatttatttactaataaatatatttaatcctAATATCTATCTACTTAAATAACCCcaaataacctacatcaaacggggttatttgaaaagaaccACTAcctggttattcaaataacccagatcAAATAAAGCATCTTCCATTTGTTAAACTTAATGTGATGGCCCTTCAAACAACCCACTAGGGTAGCTCAAGTGACAATAACGTCTTAAGTTGAAGTTGAGGGTCGTGCTAgcttacttaatttaaaaaaataaaaatggattgAGCGCTTGACCCTTCAAACCCTAATTTCCATTTTGCATCTCACAGCCTCCAAAAtctgttattttatttgtactAAGAGTCTCAAATAATgctttgttttttctttttcttttctttttcttgttcaTTTGCTTGAATGAAATTCTATTTTCTTTGCAGGATGGGTTAACAGCTCTTGACCTCGCCCTTTATTCTGGTCATAACACCAGGACCTATGAACTCATTAAGCTCATAAAACAGTTGCCCAAGCCTTCAAGAGATATTTACAACAAATCATAACCATCTCAAGATTTCGACTGAGACAAGCTCAAAAACTGGGATATTAAATGGTTGGGATTGGTCTTTTAACACAATTTGCTCATATTTATATGTTGTGCCCATTTGTATAAAGTTGCAGCACTGTCAATTGTctgtaaaaaatattgtttttttggtTTCAAGAAACATATAATAATCCCTGTTGAAACAAATGGCAAAAAGAGGGAAATGGGTTACAAATTCTTTAAAATTGTGTCTGTTGTGTAGCTGAAGGTGATCTGGTGGAACTAGACGGGAAGTTGCTTTCAGTGAGGAGCTGATGCGATCGAACAGTGATCTGTAAACGAGCAAGAGTGTTCATGCAATTCAACGCCAATTGAACCTGTCGCCTCACGCACATTCCTCGAACCACGGCTTGCAGCTTCACCAGCCCTTTCAATGCCTTGTATGCCCTCCTTGCCTTTAAACAGATATATATGGATAGAGTTATAATATGTAGATGATTAGTAAGAAgtattctaaatttttatttaaaacaagcctttaatttttaaaactgttTGAGCCATTTCTATGTGATAATTTTTACAGAGATTCTTTTTGTTCAAACTCTAGGTCAAATAGGACTATCATATTTTGGCTAATTAGACCATTTTATTTAACCAAACCTCATTTCCCTAAATATGAACTAAgctataaaaaaatgaaaaggtcTTGTAAACAAAAATGGTCCTATGTAACAATGAAAAAGATGGtaggttatttgagattattcaaataacccaaatctGAACAAGGCATTGTTTGATAAGAAAGTGGCTTATGTgggtattttaattgatgatagGATAAGAAGGTATTTGGATTAAATCTGAATAACCTTTATCAAAACAAGGCTAAGAGtttgaaacataaaaaaatcttagTTAATTGTAGTCTAAAAATGGTTCATCTCAAAAATGGATCCATAGTTTGTAGACAGATTTCAAAATTGACAGAATTTGACATACGAGATGTGCCCTGAATGAGGTTTGGATCTTGATAACTGCGATTTGATGatcgttggatgatgaaattATAGCTCGGTCTTGGTGGGTGTTGTCTTGTTGATCTTTCGGTGGCATGATGATTTCTTCGGGTGGATTGCTTTGTTTTTGATCATTAGTTGGCATAACGATGATTTCTTGGGGTGGTGGATTGTTTTGTTGATCTTTAGTTGGCACGACGCTGATTTCTTCGGTTGGTGGATTGTTTTGTTGATCTTTAGTTGGCACGACGATGATTTCTTCAGTTGGTGGATTGTTTTGTTGATCTTTAGTGGGCGCGATGATCACTTCGGGTGGTGAATTGTTTTTCTGATCTTTAGGTGGCACGTTGATCTCTTGGCTGAAAGGGGTGTTACTGGCTTCATTGGTGTGAAAAACCACAAAGGTTTCGTCGGGATGTGTAGAATGGCTGGTACACAAAAGCATCTTTGTTTTGACGTTTTTGAACCATTTTCGAGACCTTCCcatttcttattcttcttcctttcttgaGTTGTTTTTGTGAGTGGGTTGTTGGTTCCTCATCCTTTGGCTTTATGGAGTTTTGGTTACAAGGCTGGAGGTAATGAAGACATTATGCTCCCCATGTTGCCATCTCTCTCAATTTCTCTATTGGAAAATGGATTTTGAAACGTGCTTGGATGAATTAACTTTGAACAtattatcttaataataatctCATGCCCCCTCCCCAAATGGGTGTTGGTAGGACCATAGGACTACGGTTcatgtttagaaaaaaaaaacaaatgtggTCCTATTAGACTAGGtctcaattataatttataatgaaatctcaaattttctaagtgtgagATAAGATGTTGTACATATGATAGAGGAAGAAAAATCCACAGGAGTTGGTtggatttgatagaaaaaaatagGGTATGTGagttgtttttcatatttttttaataaaaagttattaaaaatgatatttagcATGAAGATTCTAGGTATTATTTAATGATATGTATGATGGGACAGTAATTGAGATATGTTGTGGGATAGCAAGATTGGATCCCAAAATATTTggtagaatttttttttgacacTGTTTATTTTGACActgttttatttgtttgttcaaTTTCTtctattataacatttttatcatttaagaaattaaaatgattttgtcTGTGTGACCCTTCATACAATCGTTCATTTTTTTagtgaattttttatatatatattataatttaatatttttagactatcaatgttttattattttgtattatttattacttaatatttgaaGTGAGAATTacttttttatgaaaaaattatatgtaattctttatttaattaaactttaaaatgagaattaattttttataaaataaaataaaaaagtgaagaaagttaaaagaaatcttcaaatcatctctaaattgttaataaaatttaaccCTTTTTTAGATTAACTAATTTCCACCTCCAATATTAACATTAAGAACATAGTCAAGGAGAAACTGATTTCATTGAGTGGAATGTCTGTCAACCATTACATACaaagacagacagacagacaaaCTTGATGTTGTCAGAATTCTTAATATTCACATAAACCCTTTATTAATTAGGGTGGATTCTTGATACAACaacaatattcatttttattgattactTAAATGTTCTTCATTTGGGATCAAGATTCTATTGGGAGTCTAATTTGTGTCCAAGCAGCATATCCTCCAGCCATGTCTGTAATGCCTGTAAACCCCTGCattcaaaaaaattaacctTCTAAGTGAGATGGGAAATCAATCAAGATTAGGGTTTGTAATTGGATCATGATCATGTAAACTTACAGAAGAAACAAGATCAGTTGCTGCCATGAATGATCTTTTACCAAGTTGACATCCCTGTTCAAATAAAATGCCACTCTCAACTTATTTACAATTCAATTACATTCATCTATCAAAAAGGGAAGACAATGAAATTACTCACCACTATGATTTCATCGTCTTTCCCAAAATGTGAAAGTACTTCCTCCAAGAATTGAGAATTCTTAGTCATTCCTGCAAATCGAAAATAACATCAGAGAAACAAAACACACACTAAGAATCTTAACAAAAGTGTTCTTGGGCCTTTTTTCAATTCAAGTTTATGCTgcaattatgaaaaaaatgtttatatattaattgatgatttaaatgatgtgaataaaaaaaattattggataAAAAGAGATTGAGTTATTTAAGAGACTTTCTTTtgttatcaatcaaaataaaactcataaatttttcatttttttgacTTAGTTTATTTTCGGGTGGCTAATACTAT is part of the Impatiens glandulifera chromosome 1, dImpGla2.1, whole genome shotgun sequence genome and encodes:
- the LOC124921437 gene encoding uncharacterized protein LOC124921437, with protein sequence MASIYSCKECRANLNLQTGSLFPADFYFEAGNKGTLSFAAIDSSKFLFKKEEKLIPFFETVNYWGIQRKRTKINCNNCGLLVGYIYDDGPPLTGGIGQFGLGPSQAISRSPRYRFKIKSLRISSET
- the LOC124931797 gene encoding protein IQ-DOMAIN 18-like, which encodes MGRSRKWFKNVKTKMLLCTSHSTHPDETFVVFHTNEASNTPFSQEINVPPKDQKNNSPPEVIIAPTKDQQNNPPTEEIIVVPTKDQQNNPPTEEISVVPTKDQQNNPPPQEIIVMPTNDQKQSNPPEEIIMPPKDQQDNTHQDRAIISSSNDHQIAVIKIQTSFRAHLARRAYKALKGLVKLQAVVRGMCVRRQVQLALNCMNTLARLQITVRSHQLLTESNFPSSSTRSPSATQQTQF
- the LOC124918856 gene encoding ankyrin repeat domain-containing protein, chloroplastic, with amino-acid sequence MIPNSIAMAAPVLFLHPCSTSISLGCHHSLSHTRTRPFSFHIRASSALTSSTFSPGLRLSPQSHQQQFIDEDDEIVIGDCVVFGEGVFEDPYLEETLNSHSEDTKTGNVKNTEVKPENLIPEKWKEIQEEINQTKKDRRKLAQELEFGIRVEKNRKASQPLRKATEEEYRDYKKEKLSQLKPIVLDTPTFPEQSEEEDDEVGGVERDVRPPDGGRVVPRNPRWAVYGGSLDDISDFFNSEDYDPDSNAKNSEGRQKLLTKDEKFILNRRTPNLKDAASEKWLPLHTLVASGEFYLVNTLLKHGADINVQDKDGLTALHKATVGKKQAIFNYLLRESANPNIKDRDGATLMHYAVWTASTQMIKILLLYNVDINLPDNDGWTPLHLAVQSRRTDIVRLLLIKGADKMLKNKDGLTALDLALYSGHNTRTYELIKLIKQLPKPSRDIYNKS